The following proteins are co-located in the Scylla paramamosain isolate STU-SP2022 unplaced genomic scaffold, ASM3559412v1 Contig30, whole genome shotgun sequence genome:
- the LOC135097734 gene encoding uncharacterized protein LOC135097734 — MVVQCAKLLGVTVDDQLTWKQHVANTVRSATYRLYMLRRLRSLGTPTDELRGVYLTFILPKLMYASPAWSSSLTHTQKIQLESVQKRACRVILGPAYTTYEEALTTLSLSRISTRHREALEKFGRGLLHHPRLRNMLPPDTPRPVCATRHHNRITPLKAPRTDRYRLSAIPTMVRAINQ, encoded by the coding sequence gtggtccaatgtgccaagcttctcggagtcacggtggacgaccagctgacctggaagcagcatgtcgccaacaccgtgagatcagctacctacaggctgtacatgctgcgcagactcaggtcgctggggacgccgacagatgagttaaggggggtgtaccttaccttcatcctccccaaactcatgtacgcctccccagcgtggtcctcctccctcacacacactcaaaagatacagctagagagtgtgcagaaaagggcgtgcagggtcatccttggccctgcatacaccacctatgaagaagccctgaccaccctgagtctgtccagaatatccaccaggcaccgagaggctctggagaagtttgggaggggactactgcatcatccgcgtctcagaaacatgctgccgcccgacacACCTCGCCCGGtctgtgccaccagacaccacaacagaataacgcccctgaaggcgccgcgcacggaccggtacagactcagtgcgattcccaccatggtgcgagccatcaatcaatag